The Natribaculum luteum genome contains the following window.
TAAGCTATCCACGGACACTCAATGAGCATCGACGAGGATACCGCCCGGACCATAAACAGCGGCCGGGAGACGCTCGGAGCGATACTCTCGAGCGCACAGCAACACCTCCAGAAGGTGTTCATCGTCTTCGTCGCGGGCTTTATCGCCTCGTTTTACCTCCTGCGGTACTGGATCTGGCAGTTTCTCGAGTCGACGGCAAAAGCCGAGATGTCGGCACACGTCGCCGATTCGACCGACATCATCACCCGGACGCCGTTCGAGGTAATCCTCTTACAGGCGAAGATCGGACTCTTCTTCGGCATCGTCGCCGCGATTCCCGTGCTACTGTACTACTCCCGAGATGCGCTTCGCCGTCGCGGCGTCGAGAGCGTCGTGCCGATCTCGAGACGGTACACGATCGGATTCGTCCTGACCTCGTTTACGCTATTCTGGAGCGGCGTCATCTACGCCTACGTGATCTTCTTCCCGTACGCGTTCGACTTCCTCGCGGGTAACGCCGTCAGTGCCGGCGTCAAGCCCAGCTACGGTATCACGGAGTTTACCGAATTTATCGCTCTCCTTACGATCTCCTTCGGCCTTGCCGCTCAGCTGCCACTTTTCATGGGTGCACTCTCGTACACCGAGATCGTCCCCTACGAGGTGTTCCGTGACAAGTGGCGCCACGCGTTCGTCGCTATCGCCATCTTCGGCGCGCTGTTTTCCCCACCGGATCCGTTCACGCAGGTCATGTGGGCGATGCCGATGGCCATCCTCTACGTCTTCAGTCTCGGCCTCGCGAAACTGGTGACCGATATGCGCCGTCGCGGTGCCGCCCAGTCTGCCGGCCGGGGAACCGCGTTCGTGAAACGGCGCATCCTCCAGTTCGCCGCCGCCGTCGGCGTCACGTTCGCCGCCGCGTCGGCCTTCGTCAACCAGGGCGGCTTCGACCTCCTCGAGGACGACCTCTACCCCGTCCTTCCCGAGTTCCTCCGGCCCGGCGGTCCGACGACCTTCGAGGCGCTCTCCGCCCAGTACGGGCTGCTCGGTGACCTCGCGGCCGGCCTCCTCTTCGCGCTGGGTGTTGGCTTTCTCGTCTTGCTCGCCTACACCATTCGGGTCCTCCAGCAGCCGGTCTATCCCCGCGAGGCCGCGATTCGCACCGGCGATCCGGCCGAGATCGACCTCGACGTCCTCGACGCCGACGGCATCCGGGTCGCCCCGCCGCAGGTCTTCCTCGAGATGAGCGAAGAGCAGGCCCTAGAACACGCCCGGCAGGCGATGTACGACGACGACCGGGAGAAAGCCCAGGCGATCCTCGACCGGTTCGACACGCTCCAGGGCCAGACCGACGGCGACGAGGACAGTGAGCGTGCGGCCTCCGCGGGCGGGTCCCCGGCGGCCGATGCGGCGGACGAAGAGGAGGAAAGTCTACTCTCGAGTACCGCCGCCGGGATGATCGACCCGTTCACCGAAGACGAGACGACCGAGGAGGACATCGGTGGCTACGCCTACGACCTCGCGTTCATCTTCAACAGCCTCACGTCGAAGATGTTCCGCCTCGTGGGCCTGTTCATGGTCGTCATGGGGGGGACGTTCTTCTGGCTGTACTCCGGCGGACTGGGATCGATCCTCATATTGTTCCTCGACCGGGTCCCCGATAGCGTCCTCGACGAGGTGGCCGTCCGCAACGACATCGATCCCGCGGCGATGACCCTCGACCAGCTCATCGACCAGCTCGACATCGTCATCGCGCTCCACCCGGTCGAGGTGCTGATCTTCGAGGTGAAGGTGAGCACGCTCGCCGCCGTCGTCGCCGTGTTACCGATGGTGCTGTACTACGCATGGCCCGCCGCCAAAGAGCGCGGACTCGTTTACGGCGACCGTCGCACGTTCGTCGTCTGGGGTGGCTCGTTGCTCGCCGGCTTCGCCGTCGGCACGTACCTCGGCTTCTTCTGGATCGCACCGGCGGTCATCTCGTATCTGGTCTCCGACGCGATCAGCAACGGGATGGTCGTCTCCTACCAGATCAAGAGCTTCTTCTGGCTCGTGATCTTCACCACCGTCGGCATCGGCTTCCTCATGAACATCGTCGTCACGATGGCGCTGTTCCACGTCGGCGGCATCGTCTCCTACCGGTCGATGCTCGAGCGGTGGCGGCCCGTCGTCCTCGCCATCTTCGTCGTCGCGGCGTTTGCCAGCCCGAAAGGCGTCCTGACGATGCTCGTCTTCGCGCTCCCGATCGCCGTCGCGTACCTTATCGGACTCGTCGTCCTCTACGTGCTCACCGGCGGCGGTCGGCTCTTTGGCGGCGGTGGCGGCAGCAGCGCCGAACCCGAGCCCGACTCGGACGCAGGGTCCGTCGCAGAGTGATAACGACGGCTGTGACTGGGTACCGACGCAACCGCACGACGGGTCGCGGTTGCGGCGGTAACGGCTCACAGCTATCGTTACGAGGCTTCGAGACTCGAGGCGCGAGGACGGTCGCCTCCGTCGCTCGATTGTACCGTCTCGACGTGGTATGGACCGACGGCTTAACGACGCTGCATGCGAACGAACCGACCATGCCAAAGATTAGCGTCGAAATTCCACAGGAACTGCTCGACGACCTGGACGACCACGTCGGTGACGACGGCAAGTTCGTCAACAGAAGTGACGCGATCCGCGCCTCGATCAGAAAGACGCTCGACATGTTAGACGAGATCGACGACCGTCACGGTCGCCTCGACGAGGAGGAGTGATACTACTGGACAAAACGATTCACATATCGATTGCACTCGAACGGCTGTCGCCAGCGGCGACGAGCCGTGAGACGCGATCGAGTGTTTATTGACTTTTGTCCGGCAGTATGAGCCCCTCCGGCAGAATCAGATTGCCGTCCGGCAGAAGCGCCTACGATCGGTCGAGCCGCTGGGCGAACCCGAAGTTCGGCTTGACGTCCTCGACGCGGACGGTCACGACGTCGCCTTCCTCGGTCGCCGGCACGAACAGCCGGAAGCCGTCGACCGAGGCGATGCCGTCGCCTTCGCTCCCGACGTCGACGATCTCGACCTCGAGTTCGTCGCCCTCCTGGACGGGCGCGGTGAGTCGGCCCTTGCCGATGAGGTAGATTTCGGACGACTCCTGGCGCGAGGCTTTCGGACTGGTCGCGCGGACGTACTGGAACTCCTCTTCGACGTCCGCCCGGAAGTCGTCGACGTCTGGCCCCTCGAAGACCTTCACGACGAAGTCGCCGTCGCTGTCGAGTAACTCGAGTGCGGTCTCGAAGGCCTGGCGGGCGAGGTGCAGCGACCGGGCCTGGTCGAGGGAGTACTCGCCGGACATGTTCGGGGCCATGTCCGAGACGACGCAGTCGACCTCGCCGCCCGCGGCGTCGACGACGCGATCCCTGGTCCGTTCCTGGGTCATGTCGCCGCGGATCGTCTCGACCCGGTCGTCGTGCTCGGGGAGTGGCTTGATCCGCTGGAGGTCGACACCGATCACTTTCCCCTGTGGACCGACCTTCTCGGCGGCGACCTGGAGCCACCCGCCGGGGGCGGCCCCGAGGTCGACGACGGTGTCGCCACGAGAGACGACGTTCTCGAGGTCGTCGAGTTGCTTCAGTTTGTAGGCCGCCCGGGAGCGGTACCCCTCCTGTTTGGCCTTGTTGTAGTAGTGGTCCTTTCGGCTCATTCGGTGTCTCGAGTAGCCGGTCGAGTCGGATACGCGTGTCGTTCGTCGACCGACAGCGCAGACCGGGCGACATCGAGAGCGGTGTCTTCTCATGACTCTCCGTAAAGGGTGGCTTTTTATGCCGACCGTTCGTATCCCGATCCATATGTTCAAGGCCATCGTGAGCGCGGAAACGCTCTCCAGTGCGCTCGATTCCGTCAGCGTGCTGGTCGACGAGTGCAAGATCCACCTCGAGGAAGAGGGCCTCGCCATTCGCGCCGTCGACCCCGCGAACGTCGGGATGGTCGACCTCTCGCTCGACGCGGCTGCCTTCGAATCCTACGAGGCCGACGGCGGGCTCATCGGCGTCGACCTCTCCCGACTCGAGGACATCGCCGGCATGGCGGAATCGGGCCAGCTCATCCAGCTCGAACTCGACGAAGAGACCCGCAAGCTGCAGATCCAGATCGACGGTCTCGAGTACACGCTCGCGCTCATCGATCCGGACTCGATCCGACAGGAACCGGACATTCCGGACCTCGATCTGCCCGCAGAGGTCGTCCTCGAGGGGAAGGACGTCAACCGGTCGGTGAAAGCCGCCGACATGGTCTCCGACCACATCGCCCTCGGCGTCGACGACACCGAGGAGTACTTCTACGTCGACGCGGAAGGCGACACCGACGACGTCCACCTCGAACTCACCGAGGCGGACCTGATCTCGCTGCAGGTCGGTCCCGCTCACTCGCTTTTCAGCCTCGACTACCTGAAGGACATGAACAAGGCCATCCCCTCGGATACCGAGGTCACGCTTGAACTCGGCGAGGAGTTCCCGATCAAGATGCACTTCGGCTTCGCCGAGGGCCAGGGCCAGGTCACGTACATGCTCGCTCCGCGGATCCAGAGCGACTGATCGCTCGATTCGGTCGGACGATCCTCTCTTTTCGACGTTCTGCTGTCGCGTTCGTTTCGAACCCTCAGTTCCGATTACCGACTCGAGACCGTCGCGACGGCGGCACGGCGGATCATTCCGACGAGAATCGCGAAGACGGGCAGGACCAACAGCGCGCCGACGACGAACGGCGACCAGTAGACGGCCGCCGCGTACAGCGCCGCCATGATCGGCGGACCGACGGTGCGACCGAGACTGCCCGCACCCTGGGTGACGCCGAACGCCCGTCCCTGGGTCTCCGCGCTGGCCGCCGTCGAGACGAGCGTCGTGAGGCCGACGCTCAACAGGCCGTTGCCGAGCGAGAGCAGCGGAAGCGCGAGCAGCAAGACGAGAAGCGGCGGCGTCAGAAACGAGACGGGTCTGATCGGGAGAAGGTCACCGACGAGCGGCGAGAACGGCAACAGCGCGAGCGCCGCGGTGAGGGCGACGCTTCCCCCGAGGGCGATCCACGGAATCGGCACGCGCCGCGTGAGCCTGCCGACGAGCACGCCCTGGACGAAGACGCCCCAGACGCCGACGTACGTCAGGAGCAACGCCGCCTGGCTCGCGTCGTAGCCGTAGGCGTCGGCGACGAACGGGATGAACATCACCTGGACGCCGGAGAACGCAAGCGAGAGCAGGAAGAAGGCGACGACGAGTCCCCGGAGTCGGTCGTCGCCCAGCGCGGTCGCGAACTGGCCGACGACCGTCTCGCGCGGGCCCCGCGACCGAACCCGGTCGGGTTCCTCGAGGAACGTCGCTGCGAGCCCGAAACTGCAAAGCGAGAGCGCGGCAGCGGCGAAACTCGGCACCGAGAACCGCGTCGTCGGAACGACGTCGGGCAACAGACCGTCGGCGGTCGTGACGACGGTATCGCTGGCGAAGAAGCCGCCGATCGCGGGCCCGAAGACGAACCCCAGACCGAAGGCCGCGCCGACGAGGCCGAGCGACTCCGCGCGGCGTGCTTCCGGCGTGACGTCCGCGACGTACGCCTGTGCGGCGGCGATGTTGCCGCCCATCGCCCCTGCGAGCAGTCGCGAGACGAACAACATCCAGACCGCACTCGCCAGGCCGAAGACTGTCCACGCGACAGCGCTGCCCGTGAGCGACAGCATGATCACCGGCCGTCGGCCGTGACGGTCCGACAGGCGACCGAGCAGCGGCGCGAAGACGAACTGCATGAGCGAGTACGACGCCGCGAGCAATCCGATGTAGACGTCGCTGACGCCGAAACTCCGTACGTAGTAGGGCAGGATCGGGATGATGACGCCAAAGCCCAGCAGGTCGACGAAGACGACGAGCACGACCGTCGCGACCGCTCGCCGCGGACGGCCGACCGTCGCTGTTCCCGCCCTGGGCGTCGACATCGGTTGCGCTCACCCGCGAGTCACGCGTGTTCGTCGAGAAACGAGCGGAACGTCTCGTTGACCCGGTCTGCCTGCTCGATGAAGAACAGGTGCGACCCACCCGCGAACGTCTCGAGGCGGCTGTCCGGAAGCTTCTCGTGGAGTAACCGCCCGTTCTCGACGGGGACGACGCGGTCGTCGGTCCCGTGGAGCACGAGTGTCGGCACGCGAATGCGCCGGAGCCGCTCGCTGACGTCGAAGTCGGCCACTGCAACAGCCTGTGCCTCCCGAGCCGGATCGTCTGCGTCCTGCTCGAGTCGCCACTCGATGATCCGGTCCATCAGGTGCGGGTTCCGGTTCGTGAACCGCTCGGTGAACGCGGGTCGCATCCGGTGACGGAGCGTCTCGCGTTCGTTCGCCCCCGCTGGAACGTCGAAGATCTGTTCCTGGGTCTCGTCGGGGACCGGTACCGCGTCAGGGCCGCCGTGGTTCGTACAACACAGCGTCAGCGTCTTCGCTCGATCGTACTCGAGGGCGTACTGCTGGGCGATCATCCCGCCCATGCTCGCGCCCACGACGTGGGCGTCGAAGACGCCGGCGTCGGCGAGGATGGTCTCG
Protein-coding sequences here:
- a CDS encoding ribbon-helix-helix protein, CopG family; this translates as MPKISVEIPQELLDDLDDHVGDDGKFVNRSDAIRASIRKTLDMLDEIDDRHGRLDEEE
- a CDS encoding MFS transporter, translating into MSTPRAGTATVGRPRRAVATVVLVVFVDLLGFGVIIPILPYYVRSFGVSDVYIGLLAASYSLMQFVFAPLLGRLSDRHGRRPVIMLSLTGSAVAWTVFGLASAVWMLFVSRLLAGAMGGNIAAAQAYVADVTPEARRAESLGLVGAAFGLGFVFGPAIGGFFASDTVVTTADGLLPDVVPTTRFSVPSFAAAALSLCSFGLAATFLEEPDRVRSRGPRETVVGQFATALGDDRLRGLVVAFFLLSLAFSGVQVMFIPFVADAYGYDASQAALLLTYVGVWGVFVQGVLVGRLTRRVPIPWIALGGSVALTAALALLPFSPLVGDLLPIRPVSFLTPPLLVLLLALPLLSLGNGLLSVGLTTLVSTAASAETQGRAFGVTQGAGSLGRTVGPPIMAALYAAAVYWSPFVVGALLVLPVFAILVGMIRRAAVATVSSR
- a CDS encoding 23S rRNA (uridine(2552)-2'-O)-methyltransferase; this encodes MSRKDHYYNKAKQEGYRSRAAYKLKQLDDLENVVSRGDTVVDLGAAPGGWLQVAAEKVGPQGKVIGVDLQRIKPLPEHDDRVETIRGDMTQERTRDRVVDAAGGEVDCVVSDMAPNMSGEYSLDQARSLHLARQAFETALELLDSDGDFVVKVFEGPDVDDFRADVEEEFQYVRATSPKASRQESSEIYLIGKGRLTAPVQEGDELEVEIVDVGSEGDGIASVDGFRLFVPATEEGDVVTVRVEDVKPNFGFAQRLDRS
- a CDS encoding DNA polymerase sliding clamp translates to MFKAIVSAETLSSALDSVSVLVDECKIHLEEEGLAIRAVDPANVGMVDLSLDAAAFESYEADGGLIGVDLSRLEDIAGMAESGQLIQLELDEETRKLQIQIDGLEYTLALIDPDSIRQEPDIPDLDLPAEVVLEGKDVNRSVKAADMVSDHIALGVDDTEEYFYVDAEGDTDDVHLELTEADLISLQVGPAHSLFSLDYLKDMNKAIPSDTEVTLELGEEFPIKMHFGFAEGQGQVTYMLAPRIQSD
- a CDS encoding twin-arginine translocase subunit TatC; its protein translation is MSIDEDTARTINSGRETLGAILSSAQQHLQKVFIVFVAGFIASFYLLRYWIWQFLESTAKAEMSAHVADSTDIITRTPFEVILLQAKIGLFFGIVAAIPVLLYYSRDALRRRGVESVVPISRRYTIGFVLTSFTLFWSGVIYAYVIFFPYAFDFLAGNAVSAGVKPSYGITEFTEFIALLTISFGLAAQLPLFMGALSYTEIVPYEVFRDKWRHAFVAIAIFGALFSPPDPFTQVMWAMPMAILYVFSLGLAKLVTDMRRRGAAQSAGRGTAFVKRRILQFAAAVGVTFAAASAFVNQGGFDLLEDDLYPVLPEFLRPGGPTTFEALSAQYGLLGDLAAGLLFALGVGFLVLLAYTIRVLQQPVYPREAAIRTGDPAEIDLDVLDADGIRVAPPQVFLEMSEEQALEHARQAMYDDDREKAQAILDRFDTLQGQTDGDEDSERAASAGGSPAADAADEEEESLLSSTAAGMIDPFTEDETTEEDIGGYAYDLAFIFNSLTSKMFRLVGLFMVVMGGTFFWLYSGGLGSILILFLDRVPDSVLDEVAVRNDIDPAAMTLDQLIDQLDIVIALHPVEVLIFEVKVSTLAAVVAVLPMVLYYAWPAAKERGLVYGDRRTFVVWGGSLLAGFAVGTYLGFFWIAPAVISYLVSDAISNGMVVSYQIKSFFWLVIFTTVGIGFLMNIVVTMALFHVGGIVSYRSMLERWRPVVLAIFVVAAFASPKGVLTMLVFALPIAVAYLIGLVVLYVLTGGGRLFGGGGGSSAEPEPDSDAGSVAE
- a CDS encoding alpha/beta fold hydrolase; this translates as MPRATRDGVSIYYERDESDGDPVVFVQGLGYGRWMWRWQREAVDDEYDVVAPDNRGTGRSDDGLNVVVRKLPGRLRRLVLATLAGYSIEGLAADLETILADAGVFDAHVVGASMGGMIAQQYALEYDRAKTLTLCCTNHGGPDAVPVPDETQEQIFDVPAGANERETLRHRMRPAFTERFTNRNPHLMDRIIEWRLEQDADDPAREAQAVAVADFDVSERLRRIRVPTLVLHGTDDRVVPVENGRLLHEKLPDSRLETFAGGSHLFFIEQADRVNETFRSFLDEHA